From Pirellulales bacterium, the proteins below share one genomic window:
- a CDS encoding DNA-3-methyladenine glycosylase I, translated as MAPKRTTTELVRCAWAKGDQYVAYHDLEWGVPVHDDRLLFEFLILEGAQAGLSWATILKKRENYRQAFDRFDPAVVAKYSGKKQAGLLANEGIVRNRLKIASAIDNAKAFLAVQAEFGTFESYIWGFVDGQPKQNAWPSLKGVPARTTESDAMSKDLKRRGFRFVGSTICYAFMQAVGMVNDHLVVCYRHAELRPR; from the coding sequence ATGGCGCCAAAACGAACGACAACCGAACTGGTGCGGTGCGCGTGGGCGAAGGGCGACCAATACGTCGCATACCACGATCTCGAATGGGGCGTGCCGGTCCACGACGATCGGCTGCTGTTCGAGTTCCTGATTCTCGAAGGAGCGCAGGCGGGGCTGAGTTGGGCCACGATCCTCAAGAAACGCGAAAACTACCGGCAAGCCTTCGATCGGTTTGACCCGGCCGTGGTCGCCAAATACAGCGGGAAGAAGCAAGCGGGCCTGCTGGCGAACGAGGGAATCGTTCGCAACCGGCTCAAGATCGCATCGGCGATCGACAACGCCAAGGCGTTCTTGGCCGTGCAGGCGGAATTTGGCACATTCGAGAGCTATATTTGGGGCTTCGTCGACGGGCAACCCAAGCAGAACGCCTGGCCCTCGCTCAAGGGAGTTCCCGCACGAACGACGGAATCCGACGCCATGAGCAAAGACCTGAAGCGGCGCGGCTTTCGCTTCGTCGGCAGCACGATCTGCTATGCCTTCATGCAGGCCGTGGGCATGGTGAACGATCATCTTGTCGTCTGTTACCGGCACGCCGAGCTGCGGCCGCGGTGA
- a CDS encoding Nramp family divalent metal transporter — protein MSSVTGTPSCGRGEKLLADPADCWHYQKVRIVLPADTLLPTPSGTCMEIASLPATATQTEPPDLLTQAAFVAPHPGSSNMPRWTTGELVDAPRFTWRNWFAMIGPGLLMGGAAIGGGEWLTGPLVTARFGGALLWLATLSIVFQVFYNLEISRYALYCGEPIFTGKFRTLPGPRWWLAVYLLLDIGAIFPYLSASAATPVFALAAGRMPDPKSTAAIAHVFGLGLTDTTMLNILGCVIFLLCMLPLIFGGKIYNSLKAVMSFKIVTVFGFLLLLAFCFSQRSTWAEIFSGFVKFGNVPVIRGEDRNGNGVLDAGEDWDGDGHLDVAEKRLEPTIDTDHDGKPDAYADIDGDGKPDKFRDVDGDGICDGDNIDNLFLSLWQGRGFPLINLSMVSLLCAMVAISGQGGLSNTPLSNYTRDQGWGMGHHVGAIPSVVGGHHLQLSHVGCVFAVNAETLRRWKRWYRHVMRDQLAVWLPACFIGLGLPSMLSVQFLRRGTEADTWTAAGMTANSVGEHVGTAWGPSLGHAFTLMTLFCGFLVLSPTVSSTADGVIRRWLDVFWTSSARLRRVDPRHIGKLYFTVLCCYSVFSLLMLLFVPGGLLLKVATNIFNYALGFSCWHALAVNLTLLPRELQPGWFVRIALFSAGAFFLLIAGLTTYTALAVG, from the coding sequence TTGTCGTCTGTTACCGGCACGCCGAGCTGCGGCCGCGGTGAAAAACTCCTTGCGGATCCGGCCGATTGTTGGCATTATCAAAAGGTCCGCATCGTCCTGCCCGCCGACACCCTTTTGCCCACCCCGTCGGGAACCTGCATGGAAATCGCTTCTCTGCCCGCCACCGCCACGCAAACCGAACCGCCCGACCTGCTGACCCAAGCGGCCTTTGTCGCCCCGCACCCCGGTTCCTCCAACATGCCGCGCTGGACGACGGGCGAACTGGTCGATGCGCCGCGGTTCACCTGGCGGAACTGGTTCGCCATGATCGGGCCGGGACTGCTCATGGGCGGGGCGGCCATCGGCGGGGGCGAATGGCTCACCGGCCCGCTCGTCACCGCCCGCTTCGGCGGAGCGCTGCTGTGGCTGGCCACGCTGAGCATCGTGTTCCAGGTGTTTTACAATCTCGAAATCAGCCGCTACGCGCTCTATTGCGGCGAGCCGATTTTCACGGGCAAGTTCCGCACGCTGCCCGGCCCACGGTGGTGGCTGGCGGTGTATTTGCTGCTGGATATCGGGGCCATTTTTCCGTATCTCTCGGCCAGCGCGGCCACGCCGGTGTTTGCGCTGGCGGCGGGACGCATGCCCGACCCGAAATCGACGGCAGCGATCGCTCACGTGTTCGGCTTGGGGCTCACCGATACGACCATGCTCAACATCCTGGGCTGCGTCATTTTCCTGCTCTGCATGCTGCCGCTGATATTCGGCGGCAAGATTTATAACTCGCTCAAGGCGGTGATGTCGTTCAAGATCGTCACGGTCTTTGGCTTTCTGCTGCTGTTGGCTTTCTGTTTTTCGCAGCGGAGCACGTGGGCGGAGATTTTCAGCGGCTTCGTGAAGTTCGGGAACGTGCCGGTCATCCGCGGCGAAGACCGCAACGGCAACGGTGTGCTCGATGCGGGCGAAGACTGGGACGGCGACGGCCATCTCGACGTGGCGGAGAAGCGGCTCGAGCCGACCATCGATACCGACCACGACGGCAAACCGGACGCCTATGCCGACATCGACGGCGACGGCAAGCCCGACAAGTTTCGCGACGTCGATGGCGACGGAATCTGCGACGGCGACAATATCGACAACCTTTTCCTCTCGCTCTGGCAGGGCCGCGGCTTTCCGCTGATCAACCTGAGCATGGTCAGCCTGCTGTGCGCGATGGTGGCGATTTCGGGCCAAGGTGGCCTCTCGAACACGCCGCTGAGCAACTACACCCGCGATCAAGGCTGGGGCATGGGCCATCATGTGGGCGCCATTCCCAGTGTCGTGGGCGGGCACCACCTGCAGCTTTCGCACGTGGGCTGTGTGTTTGCGGTGAATGCCGAAACGCTGCGGCGTTGGAAACGCTGGTATCGCCACGTGATGCGCGATCAACTCGCGGTCTGGCTGCCGGCCTGCTTTATCGGGCTTGGGTTGCCGAGCATGCTCTCGGTGCAGTTTCTGCGGCGTGGAACCGAGGCCGACACCTGGACGGCCGCCGGCATGACGGCCAACAGCGTCGGCGAGCACGTGGGGACCGCCTGGGGACCGTCGCTCGGTCACGCCTTCACGCTGATGACGCTCTTCTGCGGGTTTTTGGTGCTTTCGCCGACGGTTTCCAGCACGGCCGACGGGGTGATTCGTCGCTGGCTCGACGTCTTTTGGACATCGAGCGCCCGGTTGCGGCGGGTCGATCCGCGGCACATCGGCAAGCTCTATTTTACGGTGCTCTGCTGTTACTCGGTTTTCAGCTTGCTGATGTTGCTCTTCGTGCCGGGCGGGTTGCTGCTCAAGGTCGCGACCAACATCTTCAACTACGCCTTGGGCTTTAGCTGTTGGCATGCCTTGGCGGTGAACCTGACGCTCTTGCCGCGCGAGTTGCAACCAGGCTGGTTTGTGCGCATCGCCCTGTTTTCGGCCGGGGCGTTCTTCTTGCTGATCGCGGGACTCACGACGTATACGGCGCTGGCGGTGGGATAA
- a CDS encoding DUF480 domain-containing protein, producing the protein MSVVEQPLTNKPAPRWQPLAAIDRRVLGVLAEKAKTTPDVYPMSVNAICTGANQKNNRHPLTNLQPGDVEASLERLRAVGAVAEVQGGGRVLKYRHYLYDWLGVDKVELAVMTELLLRGAQTVGELRGRAARMEPIADLAALKPLLDSLKAKGLVIALSPEGRGQVVSHALYQPQEMEKVRREVLAVPAPHEQGEGAASQAATPGAEIRQSPHTGGIGSTELSELRAELGALRREVAELAAELHRQRDEFERFRASLGG; encoded by the coding sequence ATGTCGGTCGTCGAACAACCATTGACAAACAAGCCCGCGCCGCGGTGGCAGCCGCTGGCGGCCATCGATCGCCGGGTGCTGGGCGTGTTGGCCGAAAAGGCCAAGACCACGCCCGACGTCTATCCCATGTCGGTCAACGCCATCTGCACGGGGGCCAATCAGAAGAACAATCGCCACCCGTTGACGAACTTGCAGCCCGGCGACGTCGAGGCCTCGCTGGAGCGGCTGCGGGCCGTGGGAGCCGTGGCCGAGGTGCAAGGCGGGGGGCGGGTGCTGAAGTACCGGCACTATCTCTACGATTGGCTGGGCGTCGATAAGGTCGAGCTGGCGGTGATGACCGAGCTGCTCTTGCGGGGCGCCCAGACCGTCGGCGAACTGCGGGGCCGCGCCGCCCGAATGGAGCCGATCGCCGATTTGGCGGCTTTGAAGCCGCTCCTGGATTCTTTGAAGGCCAAGGGACTGGTGATCGCCCTCAGCCCGGAAGGGCGCGGCCAGGTCGTGTCGCACGCGCTTTACCAGCCGCAGGAGATGGAAAAAGTTCGGCGGGAAGTGCTGGCGGTTCCCGCACCGCACGAACAAGGCGAGGGGGCCGCGTCGCAGGCCGCAACGCCGGGAGCCGAAATCCGGCAGTCGCCGCACACCGGCGGCATCGGCTCCACGGAACTTTCGGAGTTGCGTGCGGAGCTCGGCGCGCTGCGGCGCGAAGTAGCCGAATTGGCCGCCGAACTGCACCGCCAGCGCGACGAGTTCGAGCGATTCCGTGCCTCGCTGGGAGGTTAG